The genomic window ATATATCAAGCTCCTACTGAATATGTTGCTCTTTTAGGTGACTTCAACGACACACCAGACGATAGATCGCTTAACACATTAGAACGTGGCATCACCTCCCCTATACTAATAGAGAATGTTAATGGCAGTTTTCTTATTAACATTACCGAGCCATTAACGTTAAAAGCACATGTTTCATTTGGTCTAAAAAGCCTCGATAAGACAGATTCTATCGTAAGATTAGTCAATCCATCGATACCAGGTTCAAGAAAAGAAAATATTGATAATTTCTTAAACGACATACCAGCAAGAAAGGCTTTGTACTACCCAATCTTAGTTTCACCCGCTTTAATTACTCTTTTCAGTCAACCTACCGCAGCCAAAATATTTGATGAAGTCGTTGGTATTGATGGAAATGATGACACGCAAGCTTCAGACCACCTTCCTGTTTATGTGGATTTTCACTGCTCTGATTCTGATGCACCTAAGTTAAGAATCACAGCGTTGCTCTCTAACCCTTTAGGCTCAGACTCGGGTAACGAATTAATCCAAATCCAAAATTTCGGTATAGTTTTCAAGGAAAAATTATTATCCAAGATGCTTCACTTAAAAATGAAGTAATTGAAATCGCTCTAGCTAAACAACAAACAATTATTCATAAAATTCAATCAGGAGTAACACTAAACAACAATGCTGACACTATAAGAATACTAAATAAATATGAATAATTATTGGATGAAGTAACTTATTCATCTTCTAAGGAACAAATGGAAATTTTCTTTTAAGGACATAGTGGTTTATGAAAAACAAGTTTATTCAGTTCGGCATTCTACTTTCGATTTTTAGTTTGCCTAACGTCGCCCTTTCAGCCGAAGAGTGGGATGAAAAGAAAGTATACAATTCTGGTGATGTTGTTCAGTGGAAAGACTTGACATATATATCGTCGCACTGGACTCAAGGCACTGAACCTTTAAATAACAAAGTAAACTGGGACGGTTGGATAACAATCAATACTGAGGAGATTGAAAGTTGGCAACAATCAACCCCGTACAATGGTGGTACTGTTGTTGAATATAATGTTGGGTATTATATTGCAAAATGGTGGAATAATAATTCGATTCCTAGTGATTCAGCAGAGTGGCAAAGATTGGATCTCGATGTTGGGGGAAAACCTAGCCCAGACCCTACTCCTGACGACGGAAATGTAATTGGTAAAGATAGCGATGGCGATGGCTTACGTGACGACTATGCAGTTACCGTCGAAGAGACTTATACAAATACACAAGAAGTTGCACTAGCTACTCAGGCTGGTAAAGAGTTCGGAAAACTTCTCGAATTTAGTGAAAATAACATTGAAATTACGGTAGAAGATGCTCAGTTAATGGCAATTGATGGTATTACAATTCAATACTGTATTGATATTTACAAGCAAACCAACCCTGACTTTGTAAACCCTATCGACTTATATTACGACACAATCGAACGTGCAATTGCAAGTAACGAAGCATCAACTCAGCTGTATAAAGCTTTACAAGGAAACGAGCCTGATATTTATGATATTGATTGTAATGTGTTCTTAGAAGGGGTTTCAAAATGAATAAAGTATTAGCATCAATATTTATCACACTTTTTTCTATTAGCTCTTCTTACGCAGCATCTTGTGAGGAAAACGTAGATAAAGTTAAAATATTCTACGTGAACGGGATGTTTACCAATTATCAAAAATTCGGTGCGAATAAAGCCCATTTGATGGGCTTTCAAAAGAAGTACTTAAAAAGTGATTTTGATTTATATCCATTTGTAGATGGTAGTTATAACAATACAGAGGTTTTCTACCAACAGTTTCAGCAAGTGGCTTTGCAGAAATATGAAGAAGCTGGACCGATCGAGAAAGAGATCATCAAAAAATTACTTCGTGGCACTGTCGATGCTTTTAATGACCAAGATAGTGAAGTATCAAAGTTACTAATCACTAAAATATTTAGCGAGCTAGATAGATAGATAGATAGATATGTAATCGTTGGCGATAGTGATTTTTCCACCGCTAAAGTAAGGCTGACTTCAAATCTAAACCAATGTGCTCGAGTGATCCTTGTTGGTCACTCACAAGGTAATTTCTACTCAAACGGTTTACTCGAAAGTTTATACAATGAATATATGCATAAAGATGGAAGTAGCATTTCAACCTATCCGATGCTTTCATATATGGGAATTGCCTTACCGACAAGCGTAGCTGGCGGTTCAGTTGGTGTTGCACGACCAGACCTAATCGGGCACATCACAAACGATAATGACTACATAATGAGTGCAGTCCGAAACAACATCGGAGCTGTTCCGGCAAACTATGACGCTTCATTCAACTTCAGCGATTGGACGGGGCATGGGCTTACGGAATCATACTTAATTCCATCAGGACAAGCAGCTGTGATTTCGAATCACATGAAGCGAATTGCTTCGAACTTAGTTCCGCCTTCATTACATAAGCAAGTGTCGGTAAGCAGCTCAGCAATCAACAGCATGGGGTATTCGAAAATCAGTCAGGTACTGGATGTAGAGTTTTCTGATAATGATGTGTATCGGTATGAAGGTGTGCCTGAAAATGTTTGGAACAATTTTCAGTCTGCTTCGTCAAAAGGTAAATTCTTTAATATAAATATCAAAAACTCATACTCTTTTACCAAATTGAATTAAAGAATGAAGTAGTAACTGATAGTACCACTAATGCAACTTAGCGATACACATGAGTAATGACTGTTGTCATTATCGGAGCTTGGGTTTAAATGGGAATGATGTCGAGAATTAAACGCTTACACTCGACTAAAAGGTTTAAAGAATTGGTCGAGAGATTGCTGGCCTTGTCGTATCTCATGAAAATGCCAGCATTGTTAGGGTGTGCCTCAGTGATCTGCACCTGAGAAATTGGACACTGAACAAACGACTTTTCCATATTTAAAGTTATCCGCATTTCCCTAGTTTACGTGATTACCCTTAGTAGCTTTTGTCCAATTTCGTGTTAAATAGAGAGCTAACCACCGCGATGTCAATTCCGTAATTTCAATGAACTGATCAAAGCTCAATCCATTCGGGTAATGAAGATTTGCTCGTCATCGACAAAAGCCACGTAGCCGCCGTGATAGATGAACACCCGACCTCGTCCTTCTACGATACACGCAAGCTGCGGGTTCAAATCTTCTTCAAGGTCTTTACTTTGGTACGTGCCAGTATCGGTGATCACGCCGCGAAGTGTCGGCAAAAATCCACAGCGGCGCTTGGCTTGATCAATCAGGCTTAATTCACTGTTAATAGAGAAGTAAGACGGGATAGGGCCAGCATCTTCGATAAACATCGGTTTCAGTTCTTCAAAAGCTGTAATCACCAGCCAGTCGATGCCGTTCACATGATGGATAAACATTGTTTGTAAATACCTAGATTCTCGATAGTTCTGATGCGGGGATTCTATCACTATCAAGTGTAGAACGTGGGAGAAATTGAGTTTTGCTCGGAACACAAGAAGGCCCCGTATTCACTAGGCCTTGGTTTTATCTTCTAATGGCTATAACTATCTTTTAATAACTACAGAGCCCGACTTCACCTGCTTCAAAGCTTTCACCAGAGTAATGTTGAATTGCTGAGTTGTGCTAACAATGGGAAATGATCAGTGAGATAAATGAGTGTCACTATTGTTTCTGTAGCCTATCGAATCCATTAATCCACTGATGAAGCTGCGTACCCATAGTCAACGACACAAACAGGCTAATCAAAGCAATCACAGATCCTGTAACAAACACCCATTGATAACCAGACATCCAGATGATTCCCAACAAAAATGGTAAGAACACCGCTGCAATATGGTTGATAGTGAATGACAAACTCGCCGTTGAAGCCACTTCATCTTCCCGAATTGTCTTTTTAAAGTAAGTGTTTAAAGCTAACGCAAAACTAAAAATGATACTGTCGATAACATACAGCCCCGCTGCCGCATAATGATCGTCCACAAATGCGTAAGATAGGAACACCAACACTAACGCGGCATACTCAATGATCAAAGCAAGCCTCTCTCCTACTCGATCGATAAACCTCCCAACATACGGTAGAGCAAGCGTCGCAGCTAAGCTGGAGACCATAAACAGAGCGGCCATCATCGAGATCGAATACTGAAATTTGGTCACCATCAGTAAGCCAGCAAATGCCACAAAGATCTGTCTTCTTGCCCCACTCAAAAAGGTAAGAATGTAATAGGTGGTGTACTCGCGTCGTATAATGAGTTTGGTGTGTTGCTTCACCTCTGTGGAAGTATCTTGAAACGTGACTAAGTAAGCCGCCAGCGAGAAACATATTAGTCCACAAGTAAAGAAAATGACCTTATCTGAAACATCAAACAGATAGCTAGCAACCATAATGCCAAGAAAAGTCACCATCGAGAAGAAAGAGGCAGCAGATCGAATTTTCCCCATTGATTCACTGAAGTTCTCAGTCGCTAACAACTGTGTTGAGAGTGATTTGTTCACCGCTTCTAAATAATGGAAACCAATAGACATGATCGTCGTGCTGAAATAGAAGCCATAAATCGAAGGCAAATACCCAGTCACGGCAACACCTAGCCCTAATGTTGCAACCGAAAGTACCGCGACTCTTTGTTCTGAAGCGATGAACAACAGAAACAAAACAGTAAATGAGAGTAAGCCTGGGATTTCCCTAACACTCTGCAATGCACCCACATCAGCACCGGTCATACCAACAGTATCGACAGCAAAGTTATTCATCACAACTCGCCATCCAGTATTCGCTATCACTGACGCGATCGCGATAATAACCAACATCGCGAATGAGCTTCGCGATGTTAAAAACCTAAGCCAAAGAGTCATTTAAGCCGCCGATTTTAAAAGAAAATCTTGAATATGATCGCGCATAAATAAAGCCGTTATGAGTTTTCCGTTCATATTCAAATCCTCAAAAATAATGGTGTATTCTGAACTTGGTAACTATATGTATGCTACTGAGACAAAGAACACAGAGACAATACAACTCGCCAATAAATTGTTACATGATCGTTTTTAGAATGTTACTTCTTGAGATTGGTAAGCATTCAGAGAGATTTTACTTATTTGAGACATTCATTGGATATTGTTATTTATCAATGAACATACAGCCGCATTGGCAAAGAGCGGTATGCAGTCCCCCCCCCTTTTTCCGTTACCAATAAGAGATTGGAGGTGTCAACCAAGGGGCGGTTAGGAGGGTATTGGTTATCTATTCTCACATGTATCTACGACTTTGTTTCGCTCGATCTACAAAATACAAAAAGGCCTCGCACACACGAGGGCCTGTTTTGCTGAATTTCAACGAACGAGCAGCTAGCAATTTACGATGGTAAACCAAATTAACTGGAGAGCCATTCGTCCAATACTGTGATGAATTTAGGGTTGATGAGATAACCGATGGAAGCGTGCGGATTGCTTTTTCCGTTGCGAATATTGAGATTGTAAATCGGGTGGATGTCTTTCATTCCGCCGGGTATCAGATCCAGTTTGAGCATATCCTTAAAGTCATTTCTAATTTTGCTGTCATGAGAGATAAAATCATCTTCTGCCGATATGTTTATCCATTGCTGAATGTTTAAAGGGTACTTCTTCTTGATCCGCACCAAAAGTTTTGGACACTGAGTTAAGTGAGTACAATCACTAACGAGGTGAACAATGACAACTAAGAAAATACGAATCAAACATGCTCCTGAATTTAAAGCTGAAGCACTTAAGTTAGCAGAGAAAGTGGGGGTCGCTGCGGCTGCACGGCAGCTATCGTTATATGAATCCCAGATCTATGGATGGCGTAAAGCCGTCAAAAAAGACGCGAAAGTCAGTGATAGAGAAAGAGAGCTCGCCACCGAAAATGCCAAACTCAAACGATTATTGGCAGAGCAAGCTGAAGAGCTAGATATCGTAAAAAAGGCCGCCACCTACTTCGCGAAAAATCTAAAGTAGATTGCTATGAGTTTATGCTCAAACACCTTATGCAATATAGGATTGTCCGTATGGCTAAGGTGTTTGGGGTTTCTCGAAGTGGGTTTTATTACTGGATTGATAATCGCAATAAAGTCACTCAACGAAACGAGCACCGCAAGCAACTTGATATCAAAGTTCGCGAAGTCTTTGATGATAAAAAGGAACGTGATGGTGCAAGGCGTATTCAAAAAGAACTTGAAGAAAATGGTAATAAGCACGATGTAAAAACCATCGCCGCGAGCATGAAGCGTCAGGGACTCGTTGCGAAGGCCGCCCGTAAGTTCAAAAGCACGACAGACAGTAAGCATAGGCTTCCCGTTGCCCCGAACTTGCTTGACCAAGACTTTAATGCGACAGCCCCAAATCAAAAATGGGCTGGAGATATCACCTATCTCGCGACTAGCGAAGGCTGGATGTATTTAGCTGTTATTATCGACCTGTATTCACGGCAAGTCGTTGGTTGGTCAATGAGTACAAGAATGACCGCAACTCTTGTCTGTGATGCGCTATCAATGGCTTTGTTCCGCAGAGGCATGCCAGAAGGAATGATTATCCATAGTGATAGAGGCAGCCAATATTGCTCAAAAGACTACCGAGACTTAATCGCAGCTCATAATTTAAAACAAAG from Vibrio artabrorum includes these protein-coding regions:
- a CDS encoding KTSC domain-containing protein produces the protein MILVGHSQGNFYSNGLLESLYNEYMHKDGSSISTYPMLSYMGIALPTSVAGGSVGVARPDLIGHITNDNDYIMSAVRNNIGAVPANYDASFNFSDWTGHGLTESYLIPSGQAAVISNHMKRIASNLVPPSLHKQVSVSSSAINSMGYSKISQVLDVEFSDNDVYRYEGVPENVWNNFQSASSKGKFFNINIKNSYSFTKLN
- a CDS encoding cytosolic protein — protein: MFIHHVNGIDWLVITAFEELKPMFIEDAGPIPSYFSINSELSLIDQAKRRCGFLPTLRGVITDTGTYQSKDLEEDLNPQLACIVEGRGRVFIYHGGYVAFVDDEQIFITRMD
- a CDS encoding MFS transporter produces the protein MTLWLRFLTSRSSFAMLVIIAIASVIANTGWRVVMNNFAVDTVGMTGADVGALQSVREIPGLLSFTVLFLLFIASEQRVAVLSVATLGLGVAVTGYLPSIYGFYFSTTIMSIGFHYLEAVNKSLSTQLLATENFSESMGKIRSAASFFSMVTFLGIMVASYLFDVSDKVIFFTCGLICFSLAAYLVTFQDTSTEVKQHTKLIIRREYTTYYILTFLSGARRQIFVAFAGLLMVTKFQYSISMMAALFMVSSLAATLALPYVGRFIDRVGERLALIIEYAALVLVFLSYAFVDDHYAAAGLYVIDSIIFSFALALNTYFKKTIREDEVASTASLSFTINHIAAVFLPFLLGIIWMSGYQWVFVTGSVIALISLFVSLTMGTQLHQWINGFDRLQKQ
- a CDS encoding IS3 family transposase (programmed frameshift), whose product is MTTKKIRIKHAPEFKAEALKLAEKVGVAAAARQLSLYESQIYGWRKAVKKDAKVSDRERELATENAKLKRLLAEQAEELDIGKKGRHLLREKSKVDCYEFMLKHLMQYRIVRMAKVFGVSRSGFYYWIDNRNKVTQRNEHRKQLDIKVREVFDDKKERDGARRIQKELEENGNKHDVKTIAASMKRQGLVAKAARKFKSTTDSKHRLPVAPNLLDQDFNATAPNQKWAGDITYLATSEGWMYLAVIIDLYSRQVVGWSMSTRMTATLVCDALSMALFRRGMPEGMIIHSDRGSQYCSKDYRDLIAAHNLKQSMSRKGNCWDNACVESFFHTMKVEAIQYEPIMTREEMRQALFEYIEVDYNRTRRHSALGYLSPVNFEKQYVA